CCATACTTTCGTCTATAGGCGTCGTGCTATCCGGCCAGTGAATCTGATAGAGATCGATATAATCCGTACCTAAACGCTTTAAACTGTCTTCGCATTCTTTGATAATACTTTCTTTTCCGGCATACTTATAGATATCGATCGCCCTACCGTTATTGTCTTTACTCTGGAAGCCAAAATCTCCTTTAACCAGGTCCCAACGCATACCATATTTGGTAAGGACATATACTTTATCTCTGGCAATGCCTTTGATAGCTTCGCCTACAATTTCCTCACTGGTTCCCTGTCCGTAAATCGGAGCAGTATCGATGGCCGTTACGCCTAAATCATAAGAAGCTTTTATGGCTTCTACAGCGTCTTTTCTTTCACTGCCTCCCCACATCCAACCGCCAGCTGCCCAAGCACCAAAAGTTATTACAGGAAGTCTTAAATCTGTTTTTCCTAATGTTCTATAGTTCATATTTATTACGATTTATTATTTTTTCTTTTTTCCTTAGCGCCTGTTTAAAATTTATCTAATAAATCTTTTATAATACAAATTATAACAGGCTCTTACCATTTTACGAATCTCAGCATTTTGTTACAAAGTGATCACATCAAACCGTCGCCAAAAAATGTATATTAGCCTATCAAATAACGTAATTATATGCGAAAGTTGAGTTCTACAAATTATTATAACCAAGTTTATTTAGAAGACAGATGTACCTTGAACGAATTGATCTACCTACTGAGCAAACGATGGTTAACGGATGTCTTATTCAGTATTGAAGAAGGACATAATCGTTTTTCCAGCATTAAAGAAAATCTTAAACATATCAGTGATAATATTTTAGCAGATCGTCTCCGGTATTTGGAACACTATAAGCTTATTCGCCGCAACGACATTTCCAACGAAACCCCTCCAAAGATAACCTATGCTATCACAACAGCTGGAATAAAATTAAGTGATATGCTAGATCAATTATGCCAATTTGCTGAAAATGAGATAAATTTCCCCGATTAGCTTATCAATTATTATGTTTTAAAATGAGATAATTTCAATCTTCATACATTACATTAAATACATTTAAATACCACAGTACAAAAAAAAGCTTTTCTCTCTTAAAATTCAATAACTTCCTAAATTGTGAGTGGATATCATTTTTTTTAAAAACTTTAAATTGTGGTCCATTCGGATTAGCTTTGTTTTGATTTTTTATCAATTAAATTGAACATTATGAGATTTCTCCAACTATTACTTATTATTGCCTTCTTTTTTGCTCTGGTTAACGCTGCGAATGCCTCTACAAAAGATTTTTATCAAATAAAAATTTATCACCTTCAAAACAAGGAACAGGAGAAAATCGTAGAAGACTACCTAGAAAACGCCTACCTACCCGCCTTACATCGAGCGAAAATCGCAAACATTGGTGTTTTTAAACCAATTCCTTCGGAGGAATCTGAAAAAGCCGAGCAGCTCATTTATGTCTTTATACCCTATCCGTCGGTTGCGGATTATCTTCAGCTTGATGGCATATTGGAAAATGATAATAAATATTTGCAGGATGGTGCAAACTACTTAGATGCTCCTCATGAAGCTGCCCCGTATACAAGGATAGAAACCATTTTGCTGACCGCTTTTGACAGAAGTCCCAACTTTACTAAGCCTGCATTAAACAGTCCGTATCAGGAACGTGTATACGAACTCCGAAGCTATGAGGGGCCTACAGAAAAACTTTATAAAAACAAAGTAGCTATGTTCAACAAGGGCGATGAGGTCGGGTTATTTGAAAGACTCGAATTTAACGCGGCATTTTATGGCGAAGTGATTGCTGGAGGCAGAATGCCTAACTTAATGTACCTTACGACATTTGACAATAAAACATCCAGGGATGCACATTGGGATGCTTTTGGTAAAGATGAATATTGGAAGGAACTTTCAGCCAAAACAGAATATCAAAACAATGTCTCACACATTGACATTACTTTCTTATATCCCGTTGATTATTCTGATTTTTAAGTCAAACTTTCTGTAAAACACCAGCGATTTAAGAAGAGGACGACAACACCTCTTCTTTTTTGTCGTGTTCGGTTTCAATCATTGTTACGCGCTCCTGCATAACATGCGAAGTGTTATTCATGGATTTTTTTTTGCGAAAATAGTGAACCAGCGAAGGCATAGCAGAAAGCAAAATCAAAGCAAAGCCAATGTAAAGCAAATTAAAGACATCTGTAAAAAAAGGTCCTACAGAAAACACACCCAGTATAATCATTGTCGACAAGGGCAATGAAAGTGCCAGCATATTCATCGCTAATTCATTATTAAAAACCGCTGGAGCTTTGGGATCACCCTCTTTTTTACTCATTGACTCCACTATGGCCATGTGGGCAAAGGGCCAAAAACTACAGGCGCTTTGCGGAAACACCACAGCGAGCATTAGGGACGCGTAAGACGCTCCGGGCATAAATGAGATCAATAAGGCGCTGAGGCAAAAAACTATACCCGACCGAAAGACTAGTAACCTGAATATTGCTTTAAATTGTTTCCACTTAAACACTACCGCTATACCAATAAACATTAAAATCAGCGGAGTCATTAAGCTACCCAATAAATTAAGTGTGTCTTGAAAGAAATTCGGAAAATCTTCAAAATAAACACCAAACCCCAATAGAACCAACGCACCTACCATCACTAAATTGATCGGTTCATTCAACATACCTAAGACCAACGATTTTAACTTTTCGTTACTGCTATGTCTCACGTGTCGGTTCAATTTATAAAACCAATGCATGGCCAACATATAACTGAAAAACAGCACCGCAATTTTATTGCCAATATCTGCTAAAGCGCCACGTGCTAGTGCTTCTTCCCCGATATATTCCGTAATAAAAGGAAAGCAAGAAAGACCCGGTGCTAATGACGGGATAAGCAACATGTAAGTACGCATCTCTGCACTGTGCTTAGCCGCACCATACAGTGGAAGAATAAACTTTAATATCAAAAGAAAAACTACATTAAAAACAAGTACTAACAAGGGGAGAATCAACAAATTCGGCTTCACATGAAGTTTCATCAAAGCAACAAAAATTACCGTCGGTAAAGCCACATTCAATATGATTATTTTGATCGATTGATGATGGTCTTTTTTAGTAAGTTTAGTTTTTAACAATAAACCTATAATAATAATCAATATTAGAGACAATGTTTTCTGTAGAGCAATATTCATTAATTTTTGCTTATTTAAATATACGAGTAAAACCTGCTAATTCTTAAGCCAGAATAGCCAATGAAGGAAAGGCGTAGCAGGATACCGGAACTTTAATTATTATGAAGTGCTTTGAGGCATACAGCAATTTCACCATATGCCTTTAGGAAGCCGGTAATATTAAGCGGTAACGCGCTTAAATACGTTAGTAAATAGTTCCATTTCCGGCATAGTGCCAATACTTACTCTACACCAAGGTTCATCGTTAAAGCTATACAGTCTGACACCCACACCGTTATCCGTCATGGATTTCATAAAATCTTCCTCCAATGTATCCTTATGTAGGGGAAAAATTACAAAGTTAGTATAAGAGGGAATATATTTATAGCCCATCTGGTCAAGTTCTGTGCACACATAATTTCGTGCAGCTGTATTTAAGGTTTTACATTCTGCGCAAAAATCTCCATCGGCCATACTAGCGAGAGCCCCCTTGATCGATGTCACACATAAGCCCATTGTACTACGAACCATATCGGTAATACTCTTAATTCTTTCCGGTGTAGCCACTACATACCCAATACGTAAACCTGCCATAGAATGTATTTTGGAAAAGGTACGGGCTACAATAACATCTTTTCCCTTGGCAACTAGATCTACCATACTATTGGCCTCCGGATCATCCAAAAATTCCAAATAAGCTTCATCAACAAATACGGGCGCTTTTTCCGAAACCTTTGAACAGAAATCACGTAGCGCGTTTGGTTCCGTCAACGACCCTGTAGGGTTATTGGGATTACAAATGTACACTAACTGCGTTTTGCTATCTACTGCAGTTTCCATCGCAGGTAAATCATGTGCATAATCTTCCGTAAGTGGCACAGCTTTCCAATCGGCTCCAATTGCTTGAGCAGTATTAATTAAAGACATGTAAGAAGGATCTGCCGACACAATATTTCCACCTTTCATAAATCGGCTGATGGCTGTTTTCTCCAGTAAATCTGTGGAGCCGGGTCCCAGCATGATATGATCCGGTGTCACTCCTTCTTTTTCGGCAATCATATCGATCAAAACAGCTGCATCTGAATGACCATAACGGTTTCCCACAGAAATAGCTTCGTTGATAGCCCTTTTCACGCTTTCAGAAGGGCCATAGGGGTTTTCATTGGCATTTAACTTTGCCTTTAATGCTGGTGCGGAATCGCGATAATAAGAAGGGTGCTCAATTTCCCAAATAACGCTGCCATACGCTTTCTTAGTAGAAGATGACCAAGCTAAGTTTGGAGCCAAGGTCAAACTGCTAGCTGCCATCAAACTAGATTTCAGCCAGTTTCTTCGATTTATTTTTGTAGACATGTGTAATAATATATTAAGTTTCAAAGATTTTATTGATTCGCTATATTTATATAGTCAACTCATCAAGACACTCCCTCTATCAACAGGCCCTTTTTGGCAATTATTTTCTTTAACCAGTTGATTTTTCTCTATCTCATCTATAAGTAATTTCGTTAGTATTTAATTTTATCGGTGTTTATAATCCACTATGCGCTTTTTTAAGCACGCATGTGTTGTACGATATCATTCAGCGCTTTAATAATATTTAAAGTTACTTCTTTTTTAGGTTCGGTATTCCAGCTACCACGAATAGCATTTCCTCCCAATACTAAACCATCTCTTCTTGGTATAAAATAACCATTCGGTGTACTCAATCTAAAATTGATTTCGGGCTGGGGAACCAAGAAAGCAAGCTGCCCCGATATCGGGATCAGTTCATCATCATTAAATAATTTCTTTGCTCCCAACCCCGTACAATTGACGATAAGCGGCTCTTTCAATGCTAACATTTCATGAACGGAATGAAATTCCTGGACTGAAAGTTCCCCGCCGCGATCGATAAATTCTCTTGTCAGATAATCTAGGTATGAAGGAATGTTAAACACCATGGTCTTTTCCAAGACGATCTGCTTTTCACGAAATGGATGCTTGTTCTTAGACAATAGAAATCTTTCCGGCAATAGTCCATCAAGATGTAGCCCGGATGCTTCAATATGTGTTTTTCCACCTATCACATAATGATTAACCCACTGCACCATATCATTGTTTAAGCCTAAAAGGTTTTGATAACTTCGAAAGGAATACCTACAAGCTTCTTCCCATACGTTTATTAGCTGTGGAGTAATCCGTTCTTCTTCACAAAATAAATGTGCGGGCGACCAAGTACCCGTGGCCAAAGAAGAAGTATGATTGGGAAATAGCTCCTTTGCATAAATCCTCACCTTGCACCCCCTATTCTGTAAAGTCCTTGCCGTTGTCAAGCCAATAATTCCTCCTCCGATGACGGCGATTTCTGTATACCCACTTTCCCTTACCATGTTTGCAGCGATCATCGCCGTTCCCCATGAAAGTGAAAAACCACTTCCTCCATGACCATAGTTATGCACAATTGTCTTTTCGTCAAGTTTATCTGCTTTCAGACAAGCACCAGACAATCGATAAGGACGTAAACCTACGGTCTCTTTTATGACCAAATCAGGGGCAATTTTTGCCTTTGGCAGCTTTCGATAACCCAAACTGTGCCCATTGGGATCTACGATCTCCTTATTAGGAGCACATGAAAGTCCTCCTAGCCCAAACAACATGCCCAAACCTGCTAGGCCTGAGTGTTGAATAAAACGTCTTCTGTCTATTTCATTCATTTAGTTATTGCTTTACTCGATTGTCTGTAATTGTCTAAAAGCTACGCCTTTATGTTCTCCAGTCCACTCCAACCGGTTCGCACCTTCCAGTGTGCTTCTGTCCGCGTTAAAAAGTATCTGCCCTTGCGTATCTGTTGTAAACTCCCCTAGAGGTGTAGAAGTGTTGATATATACCCGGATAGGCAAACCTGTCAAAGGGATAGAATCTATGCCCAATTCTTGATCTAAAATATTGGTCTTATCTAGTTCATAAAAACTCGCTCGAACGCTTATTTCGCCTTCCGGAGCCGGTTCATTATTGAAGAGTATCAATACGGGAGACACCTCCCTTTCCAATAACATTTCGTCTTTTTCGCATGCTCCAAGAACCAAACATAGGGTCAGGATAAGTAAGTATGTGCTTTTCATCTTATTAATAGCTAAAATTATTCATTATACAATTCATGGATTTATTCTGCCCACCATAGTTTTGTTCGCATATTATCTGGGGAAGTGCCATTCACCACATTACTTCCATTAAGCGAATATTCAGATGCAGGATACACGATACGCGTGGGCAATACGCCTTGATTTTCGAAGGCAGCTCGCGGATCAACGTACATAATAGCGGGCAGTCCGGTTCTCCGATATTCTGTCCATGCTTCAATACCCTGTCCGAACAATGCGATCCATTTCTGTTCCATAATAAGCGCTTTGTTGAGTGTACCAAGCGAACTGATATAGTTTGCCGGCATATCGAGTCCATATTGATCAAAAGATGCCTCAACACCCCTTTCGAAATACATTTGAGCAAGTGCTGTTCCGCCATCAATATCGCCATCGAAGGCGGCCTCCGCCAAAACAAAATTAAGTTCTGCATAACTCATAATAACACTAGGTGCCTCTGCCCGAGTAAAGTAGTCGCCTGGAAAAGAGGAAAGGTCGCCTTCCGCGATAGCGATAGCATCCGGTAATCCGTTGGCCATCCCTCTGTAACTACCGTTGGCCAGAGGTCTTCCATACACTTGCAACCTAGGATCATCCAGCTCCAACAACCGATTAACCAATGTTCTACTTAATCGCCAGTCGGTACGGCTACCCTGTATCATTACTTCATGCCATTCGTTATTACTAGGTCTGTTAGCACTATGCAGCAGAAAGGCATAGTCGGTGTTATCAGTAAAAACTGGATATGTATCTGGATTTGCTAAAATCTCTACCATAATTGCGCTGGATTCGGCCGGTTTCTTCGCTGCCTGTCTATTTGCCAACTTCAATCGTAACGAATTGGCAAACTTTTTCCAGCGCAAAATGTCACCATTAAAGAGAATATCTCCGGCAATAGCAGGCCCGTTCACGTCCAGCAGCTCATTAGCCCCTGCCAACTGATTCAACAAATCAGCGTAAATGTCTTCCTGCGTATTATAGGTAGGTGTATAAATGGGATCTTCCGCGGTTCCTTTTAAGGCTTCGTGGTAAGGAATGTCGCCCCATACATCTGTCAGAATAGAAAACACCCAAGATTTCATGACCAAAGCAACACCTTGATAATTCGTATTTCCTTCCAGTATAGCTTGTTTATGAATTGCTTCGAAATTGAGTAATCCGTCATTAAAGAAATATTGCCAATTCTCTTGCTGCAAAGTAGTGGGTGGCGCGTAAGTATCCCCTTCGGTCGTATAGATACGTCTAGCGAGATGTTGTACCCAGATTGAGCCGCCGTCCAGGTTCAGTCGTGCAAAGCGGGTCTGGTGCCCCCAATATCGATCGACTGCAGATTCTATAGCAAAGGGCAAAAGCAGTTGCGGGGAGACGGCGTTAGGATCGTTTGGTGAAACGTTCATTTCTTCAAAGTCTCCTGTGCAACCTGGAAAATTAAGTGATAAAATCACCATCAGTGTGCCCATAAATAATTGTTTGATTTTTTTCATTTGAATAATTTTTAAGTAGCAATGAAATTCTATCTACCGCCGGCAGGCTTACTATCAAAAGGAAACATTTAAATTGAAACCTATATTTCTTGTAGATGGTAGGTTACCATAGGCAAAGCCCTGGCTATTCTCGCCGAAAAAGTCTACCTCCGGATCAATATGCGGTGTGTTTTTAAATAGCAAGGCAAGGTTTCGTCCTACCAAAGAAATCTTGGCTCTTTTTATAAATCCTGTTCGTTCCAATAACGTGGTGGGAATAGCGTACCCGAAAGATAATTCCCGTAATTTTACATAAGTGGCATCAAATACGCCTGCTTCATGATAGGTGCGCGAAAAATTCCTCTTATAAAAAGGACTAGCTTCGGCTATCACATCATTCGGTACATAGACTGGGTTTTCTGTCGTGCCGACGTTCATGACACCTCGACCGATGACCCCTTCCTCACGCCCCAGCGCCGTTTCCGAATATTGCCCGGTTGATCGGCCAATACCCGTTCCGTTGTCAAAGATTTTTCCGCCGTAGCGCATATCTACTAAAAAACTCAAACTAAAGTTCTTGAAGTTAAAGGAATTGAGCACACCACCCGTCCAATCTGGCTGTATGCTTCCCAGCGCCTTCGTGCCATCACCTAATATTGGTAACCCATTTTCATATACGATCTCCCCATCAGGCGTTCTTTCGAAATAAGTACCATAAAAAGTCCCGTAAGGCTCGCCAACACGTGCTTCTAATGTTAGGTAGTAATTTTCGAGCGTATAGGTCGTCAGGCCTTCGGCCAGTTCAACTACTTTGTTTCTGTTCTTGGCCCAATTCACGTCAATATCCCAACTAAATCCAGTAGAAGTTCTGAAAGGTGTAGCGTGCAACACCACTTCAAAACCCTGATTGGTCACTTTTCCAGCATTCAAAAGCCGATAGTTATAACCGCTTGCTTTTGATATTTCCACACCTAGTATCTGATCACGTGTATTTTGATTATAATAAGTCAAATCTAAGCCTACGCGATCGTCAAAAAAACGTAGGTCCAAACCTGCTTCAAAAGATCGGGTAATTTCGGGTTTTAGGTTTGGGTTAGCTATGGTGACACTTTCTCCATAAGCAGGTAACTTCCCGTCCCATAGTACTTTCGATTCAAAGAGTTGTTGAAGCTGATATGGATCCGTGTCTGAACCAACTTCGGCCACACTCAATCTTCCCTTAGCAAAAGACAGGGTTTTACTTTTAATAGGTAACATATCCGTAAAAATCATACTTAACGACGCCGATGGATAAAAAAAGGACCTATTATCGACAGGTAATGTGGATGACCAGTCGTTTCTTGCTGTTAAATCTAAGAAAACAGCATTTTTATATCCAATGTTAGCTGATGCAAATAAGCTGTTCACCTCTGATTTTTCTATCCTACTTTCGGTGACTGGAGGAGAAGCAAAATTTCCTAGGTTCCATAAATTATTAACTGCAAGATCATTAATCTGCGTAAAGTTTCGTTTATAATAATTGTCGCGATGGACCCCTCCGACGTTAGTTGTGAGTTGGACATCACCAAAAGTTTTATTAAAACCCAGTAAAAAATCGAAATTACTTTCTTGCTGTCTCAACACCTCTTCCGAATAGGCGCCATTGGGATATCCCAAAGCAAAATGTTCAGCAATTTTATTCGTGCGGGTATCCGACCAAAGATCAGTACCTCCTCGTACCATTAACGTTAACCAGTCGGTAAAATCATAATGCAAAGCTACATTTCCCAAAAGCCTATCCTTATCATTTCCATATTTCCAATGTTCTTGCATATAATACGGATTGGAAAAATATTCATATTGCCAGTTGGCATAAGGGAAATACTGATCGGCAGGTTGAATGACATTATCGGGTGTATATGTGGTTAAATCCTGGAGCCTATTGTGATCTATATGCCTATGCGACCAAATAAATTCCTGTCCACTTTGATATCTTCTATTGTCGGAACCCGACTTGACGTATTCGGTGCTTATTGTAGCGCTTAGCTTATCGGTAAAATGATAACCACCATTAAATTTAAAATTATTACGATGATAATCGTTGTTATAAGCAATACCTTTTTGTCTGACATCGCCGACAGAAAGTCTAAAATTCCCCTTATCATTAGAGCCTCCCAGCGCAATATTATTATTAAACATATGGCCAGTTTGCCAAAAATCATCCCAATTATTGGGCTGGGGAAGCAATGGCACACGCTCTCCATTGCTCCACCATTGGGGCACGAGACGCCCGTCCATAGGGGCACCCCAACTTTCATCGACTCCATCAGTACCTGTTACAGTAGTCCCATCGGGTAAAGTTACCGTTCCGTTTCTACCATCAGAAAACATCGTTACATATCCTGTCCCACCACCATAGATATTTTGGAAGTCCGGCTTAATCCAAGGTCTTTCAAAAGTGGTATTGGAAGTAATATCTACTCCAATGCCACGCACATCCGAACCATCTTTGGTAGTGATCAGAATAACGCCATTTGTTGCCCTAGAGCCGTATAAAGCGGCGGCATTAGGCCCTTTTAACACACTGATATTCTGAATATTATCTGGACTAACCTCAGACATACCACCACCATATCGATTGTCGCCATCTTGTTGTATCGGAACACCATCGATTACAATTAAAGGTTGATTATTTCCGCTTACTGATGCTGATCCACGTATCTGAATGGTTGAACTGCTTCCCGGACCGGCATTGCTATTGATACGTACACCAGCCAATTTTCCCGAGAGCGCGTTGGTGACATTAGCGGTACGTACTTCGTTCAATTTTTCCTGATCAATATCCTGTACCACGTATCCCAACGCCTTTTTCTCCCGCTGTACACCAAAGGCTGTAACCACAACTTCCGATAATGCCTGTTCATCTTTTTCAAGCGTTATTTCCAAAGAATTTTGATCACCTACAGACAGCTCCATGGGTTTAAAGCCCATATAGCTTATTATCAGGGTGTCGCTGCCAGCAGGCATCACCAGGCTAAATTGGCCATCCTCATTCGTTCCTGTGCGTAGAGAATTATTTTTGACCGCTACACTCACACCGGGCAACGGAAAACTCTCATCATCCTTCACAATTCCTTTGATTACATGCTGCTGAGCACCTTTAGCTTGCTTTGATGAACTATTATCTGTAGACACACTGTACGTCTCCCCTTCTTTTTTATGAGTATCTCTATAAACGATATAAAACCCTTCATCATTTTTCTTAAAACTTAAACCCGATCCTCTCAAGGCGATGGTCAATGCGGCTTCTACGTTATTAACGGTCTTTAATTTTTCAACGGCCACATCTTTACCGGTTAATAGGTCACTCCTGTAAGCAATAGAGACCTGATGCTGTTTCTCCAAATCTAGTATCAGTTGTTGTAAACTGATAAATTGATTGGTTAAAGTTTTTGTCAGGACAGTTTGATTGGAAGTTATCGAAACTTCTTCCTGAGGCTTGGCAAGTACCTGTATCTCACTCTCACTAAATAAGAGTAAGAGTAGACTCATTTTTTTTAATATTCTTTGCATATAGTTGATTTGATTAAATTTTAAACAAAACTCTACCATTAGGGCATAGCCACAGCTGCTGTCCTTCACATTATAATGTACCGTATACGATATATTTAAAGTTCCACCACCTTCTCGTTAATGGAATCTCTCGAGATATTTAAGTTGTTTTTCTTTTTCCGTTCAGGTTATTCCCTTTCTAAACACACATACTCCTCCCATTGCCGATAAATGCTTTTTATCGAATCGATTAAACTCAACAAAATAAAGGAGTTCTACAGCTTATGCCTTTTCACCGCTGTAGATAACGCGTCACTGATCATCTTTTAGTACAAGAAGTTCTTCATCTTCTATCATCACCAAACCATACAGAGCGGTCACATTTTTCAGTAACCGGTCTTTATCGGTTCCTAACGGGAATGATCCGGAAGCTTTTCTATTATAAAGGCTGTCGTCAGTAACTTTCAATGAGATACCGTAGGTATGATGCAGCATATCCACCATACTTCCCAATGAAGTTTCATTCAAAATGAACTGTTCTTTTTGCCAGGAAAAATGCCTATCTACATCATTAGCATGCTGTACCATATATCCCTTTTCCTTTTCTTTGAAGGTAAGTAAGTCGCCTGGAGACAAGTACGTTTGATCCAAATTTTTATGCTGAGGCCGATAATCCACCTTAACCTTACCATTTCTTAAAGCAACACGACTTTCATTCGGCCTATTCAATACATTAAACTCCGTTCCTAATACTTCGACAGATGTTGTATCAGAAAGATGAACGACGAACCGTTGGTTATCATGCTTATGCACGACGTGAAAAGAAGCTTCTCCGGTTAACCATGCCTCTCGTTTATCAGGCAAATCAACAAAGCGGAGCGTCGAATTTCCATTCAGGGTAACTTTTGATCCATCCTTTAGCAGAATATTCTTGATTTCACCATATGTACTTTGGTATAAATAGGATTCAAAATTATTGTTATAATAGTTATGACCAATTGTCCCCATCGCGAACAATAATACAAAAACAGCCGCAGCAGTTCTCCAATAAAGCGTCACCCGACCAAAGGTTCTCAATTTTTCCTCCTCTTGTACCGATTGTATCGCATCAAACATCTCCTGTTTGATCGTTTCCCGTTTAGATTCACTAAAATCCATCACACCATTCGACCGTTCTTCTTCCAAAGAATCATACCATTGTGAAAAAACATCTCTATCCAAAAAACGCTCATTTTGAACAATATTTTTAATAATGTTATCTTTATTCCTGCTATCCATTTTTTTACCGGACATTCATTTATATAGTCAACTGAAATAATCCAAACCTCTATCGATTTCGATTTTTTTTCCCAATTATTGGATTATTTACGTTTCTTTGTATGTTCGAAAGGATGATTTATATATTTCCTTTATAAAAAGTTCTCGATTTATATTGCATATGAATGAATTCGCGAAATAAGTCGTTAAAATCCTTGAACATTATTGATTTTCTATAGTACTTAAGGAGTCGATACAGCTGCGAAACGAATTACTCTCGATAAATACCCTTTATCTGCTGTCTTATGATTTTTAATGCTTTTATCATGTGTTTCTCTACCGTGCTGACTGATATTTGAAGATGATCGGCAATTTCCAAGTAAGACATATCTTGCTCATGCTTCAATAAATAAACACGCTGTGGTTGAAGAGGAAGTGATGCTATACAATGAGAGATTGCCTTTTGGAGTTCTAGATAATTAATTTGTTGTTCAGTTTGGTTGCTATTTGGCAAATGATTATTTCCAGCTATTTTGGCGATATATTTCTCCCTAACGATCTGTGCTTTAATGTAGTTAAAGATTTTATATTTAAGTGCTTGCTTGAGGTAAGCCACTATGGAGGTCTGAATAACGAGCTTTGAACGATTTTGCCAAATATCTGCAAACAAATCTTGGATTAAACCTTTAACAATCTCTTCATTGGGCAAACGCTTATAGGCTTGATTGAAAAGCAAAAACCAATATTCGTCATATAAATACTTAAAGGCTTCCCGATCGTCATTTTTCAACCTACTTACAACGTCATCATTGATTTTTTTAATATTCACTGACATTTTCTTAAAGTTTAGTGGAAATCCAAACAAACCGCCAGCTTTAACAAGGATTATTGGTTAATTTTAAACAATTTTACACAAAAATGTTTTTCAAATCAAAATATTTATTAAAAAATATTAAAATCGTTAGAAAAAATCCAACATACCAGTACTATTATCTCATTAAACATCATTAAACATTAAAAAACTATTATTACAACGGAAGGTACAAATAACATTTGCTGCATCATTTGCCGACACCAATTTTAGACGACCTGAATTTTAAAAATATCGGCCAATACTTGCTTGGCCGCATGATACCCGCCCATACCATGCACACCACCTCCAGGTGGTGTAGAAGCTGAACAGATATACAGCCCTTTTCCAGCGGTTCGATAAGGAGAAAACCGCAAAGCCGGACGTGTAAACAATTGGTCAATATCTAGCGCACCGCCATTGACATCCCCTCCATGAAAATTCGGGTTATACTCTTCCAATTG
This Olivibacter sp. SDN3 DNA region includes the following protein-coding sequences:
- a CDS encoding sigma-70 family RNA polymerase sigma factor; translation: MNIKKINDDVVSRLKNDDREAFKYLYDEYWFLLFNQAYKRLPNEEIVKGLIQDLFADIWQNRSKLVIQTSIVAYLKQALKYKIFNYIKAQIVREKYIAKIAGNNHLPNSNQTEQQINYLELQKAISHCIASLPLQPQRVYLLKHEQDMSYLEIADHLQISVSTVEKHMIKALKIIRQQIKGIYRE